The segment AGCCGTAGATGGACTGGTAGGGGTCACCGACCACCACGAGGTCGCGGCCGTCGCCGGCGAGGCGCCGGAGCAGCTCGACCTGCAGGGGGTCGGTGTCCTGGAACTCGTCGACCACCACGAGCCGGAGCCGACGCCGCCAGCGGTCGCGGCACTCCGGGTCGCCCAGCAGACGGACCGCGTGGTGCACGAGGTCGGTGTGGTCGATGGTGCCCTCGAGAGCGGCCACACCCGTGACCTCGTCGAAGAACAGCGACGCGGCCACCCAGTCGGGTCGGCCCGCCGCACTGCCGACGTCGTGCAGGTCGACCGCGTCGAGTCCCTGCGCCCGCGCCGCGGCGAACAGGCGCTGGAGCTCGGTGCTCATGCCGCGCGTGCGCAGCGCCTGGCGCAGCGGGACCGGCCAGCTCTCGGGGTCGGTGCCGTCGAGCAGCTCGGCCAGCCGGGCGTCGTGCTCGGGTGCGCTGAGCAGGGTGACCGGCCGACGGAACTCCTCGAGGTCCTGCTCGGCCCGCACGAGGGCGTAGCAGAACGCGTGGAAGGTCATGGCCGAGGTGGCGGAGGTGGTGCGGGCCAGCCGGCGCCCGATGCGGGCCCGGATCTCCTGCGCGGCGGCGCGGCTGAAGGTGAGGACGAGCACCTCGTCGGCGCGGACCGCACCGGACTCCACGCGCTGGGCCACGAGCTCGACCAGCGTCGTGGTCTTGCCGCTGCCGGGGCCGGCGAGCACCTGGAGCGGCCCGCCGGTCGTGGCGACGTGGTCGAGCACGGCCTGCTGGCTGGGGTCGAGCACCACGGCGGGACCTGCCGACGCCGGGCCCCCGGCGCGCTGCAGGCGGTACTCGGTCGTGGTCACACCACCATCTGAGCAGAGACCACCGACACGCTCAGACCGTGCCCTCCGGATCGACGTCGGTCCACAGCGCCTCGGCCATGTGCACCCGGCCGTTGCGCACGGGCGTCCCCTCGTCGGCCCAGTGCGCCTGCGCCTCGATCATGAGCGGCGGCACCATGGTGCCGTCGGCGCGCGGGACCCGCCACCAGCAGACGGCATGGCCGTGCGCCGACATGATCCGCCCGACGTAGCGCGGCCCGTAGCCGCCCGCGAGCAGCTCCGCGACGCGCCCGTACGGCAGCACGCGACCCGGCGGGATCAGCTCCACCAGGCTCAGCACGCGCTCGACGTAGGCCTCGTCCATGGGTCGAT is part of the Aeromicrobium sp. Leaf245 genome and harbors:
- a CDS encoding MGMT family protein — protein: MDEAYVERVLSLVELIPPGRVLPYGRVAELLAGGYGPRYVGRIMSAHGHAVCWWRVPRADGTMVPPLMIEAQAHWADEGTPVRNGRVHMAEALWTDVDPEGTV